The Peribacillus sp. FSL P2-0133 genome has a segment encoding these proteins:
- a CDS encoding endospore germination permease: MIKSISTFQATMVLILSIGLMNHVIVLPSLLGASGRDSWISNLVTGMLFLLWLPMVYWIINKTKQQHIIGWLHTHSHPLAAWSIKILLFFYILLNLFVTLYSTFSWVNSTYMIQTPEYILFIPFIILCFIAAEAGIKTIAIAGGLVLPLVVVLGFMIMTANIQYKDYSLLFPIFENGITPVWDGVVILGGGFTEIFLLVLIQQFVKTEIKFRSLLFLGLFLLFISMGPIIGSITEFGPVQAAKISNPAYAQWRLLTMGKYLNRLDFLSIYQWLSGAFIRVSLSIFLMGELFQIKSRKIKNIVLIAISVSLIIALCIPIDIPAYRNFTERYYFKLSVISILVITFFINMVIFLKERVKKNGASIEQGK; encoded by the coding sequence ATGATAAAAAGTATATCTACTTTTCAAGCGACAATGGTGCTGATTCTATCTATTGGGTTGATGAACCATGTTATCGTTTTGCCTTCACTGCTTGGGGCATCCGGAAGAGATTCATGGATCAGTAATTTAGTCACCGGGATGCTTTTTCTTTTATGGCTTCCCATGGTTTATTGGATCATAAATAAAACAAAACAGCAGCATATCATTGGCTGGCTTCATACTCACAGTCACCCGCTCGCCGCCTGGTCCATAAAAATCCTTCTTTTCTTCTATATTTTATTAAACTTGTTTGTCACTTTATATAGCACATTTTCCTGGGTAAACAGTACTTATATGATTCAAACGCCAGAATATATATTATTTATACCTTTCATCATCCTATGTTTTATTGCTGCAGAGGCTGGAATCAAAACAATAGCCATTGCCGGAGGATTGGTTTTACCCCTTGTTGTGGTACTTGGATTTATGATAATGACGGCAAATATACAGTATAAGGATTACTCCTTGCTTTTCCCTATTTTTGAAAATGGAATTACACCTGTTTGGGACGGGGTCGTAATACTAGGTGGAGGTTTTACAGAGATATTTCTTCTCGTTTTGATTCAACAGTTTGTAAAGACAGAAATAAAGTTCAGGAGTTTACTTTTTTTAGGTTTATTTCTTTTGTTTATCAGTATGGGACCCATAATAGGCTCCATTACAGAGTTTGGTCCGGTACAGGCTGCAAAAATCAGCAATCCTGCATACGCTCAATGGCGGTTACTAACCATGGGTAAGTATTTGAACCGGCTCGATTTTTTATCAATATACCAATGGCTTTCAGGTGCATTTATCCGTGTATCGTTATCGATATTCCTAATGGGGGAACTGTTTCAAATTAAATCAAGGAAAATAAAAAATATTGTATTGATTGCTATATCAGTCTCCTTAATCATTGCGCTTTGTATACCAATCGACATTCCAGCATACAGGAATTTTACGGAACGATATTATTTTAAATTGAGTGTGATTAGCATTTTGGTTATAACCTTTTTTATTAACATGGTCATTTTTTTGAAAGAAAGGGTGAAAAAGAATGGAGCCTCTATTGAACAAGGCAAATAA
- a CDS encoding spore germination protein, which produces MEPLLNKANKGSSSEIQLKTEYFNELFGMSSDVKFKKHTITSEGKTDPPLICTLIYSEVLVDVKKLWESVARLDSVFINSKLKEEEVIEDPQDEFKVSRVFPSSTLKENVEENVFSGMVLILFEELELLFMFSLPSIPNRSPEETSSEISIRGPRDGFIEDISVNLGLIRKRYKTASLENQAFTIGKRSKTKINLLYVKDVVNPETIEKVKRKIFSINTDILLGTTELEEFLSGSKFNLIPFFDYTGRPDYAVASLNNGRFVILVDGSPTALIGPGNITLLLRAAEDRHTPSYYTNFEYFFRIIGLVISIFLPGFYIALISFQLDQLPFPFLATITVSRFGLPISPQQEAFLILGLFELFREAGITLPKAIGQSLAVVGGLIIGDAAIRGGITSPTMLVVAGTTAVATYTLINQSLGGIVSMARFFVLFLSSVLGLFGFFLGVFSIVLYLSRLQIYGLPYLAPISPLSLKDLLGGGVFVKPYLFRKKRAEMLKTKDRTKGNR; this is translated from the coding sequence ATGGAGCCTCTATTGAACAAGGCAAATAAGGGGAGTTCTTCGGAGATCCAACTAAAGACGGAGTATTTCAATGAATTATTCGGAATGAGCTCGGATGTAAAATTCAAAAAGCATACCATTACATCTGAAGGGAAAACCGATCCGCCCCTTATTTGCACTTTGATTTATTCAGAGGTGTTGGTCGATGTCAAAAAGTTGTGGGAATCAGTAGCACGGCTTGATAGTGTATTCATAAATTCTAAACTGAAGGAAGAAGAGGTTATAGAGGATCCGCAAGACGAATTTAAAGTCAGTAGGGTTTTCCCTTCCTCCACTTTAAAAGAAAATGTGGAGGAAAACGTATTTTCCGGGATGGTCCTGATACTATTTGAAGAATTGGAATTATTATTCATGTTTTCCCTACCAAGCATCCCGAATCGAAGTCCCGAGGAAACAAGTAGTGAAATTTCCATCCGAGGTCCACGTGATGGATTTATTGAAGATATCTCTGTTAATTTAGGGTTGATCAGAAAAAGATATAAAACTGCATCACTCGAAAATCAAGCATTTACCATTGGCAAAAGGAGCAAGACAAAAATCAATTTATTATATGTGAAGGATGTTGTAAATCCAGAAACCATTGAAAAAGTAAAAAGGAAAATTTTCTCAATAAATACAGATATCTTGTTGGGAACTACTGAACTTGAAGAATTTTTATCAGGCAGTAAGTTCAACCTGATCCCGTTTTTTGATTATACAGGGAGGCCGGATTATGCTGTAGCCAGTTTAAATAATGGGCGCTTTGTCATTTTAGTGGATGGGTCACCAACTGCCTTAATTGGACCAGGTAATATTACATTATTGTTAAGGGCGGCGGAAGATCGTCATACTCCATCTTACTATACAAATTTCGAATATTTCTTTCGCATAATCGGACTAGTGATATCAATATTCCTGCCAGGTTTTTATATAGCACTAATATCATTTCAATTAGACCAGCTCCCCTTCCCATTTTTGGCGACGATAACCGTATCTAGATTTGGGTTGCCTATATCACCTCAACAAGAGGCCTTCTTGATTTTGGGTTTATTTGAGTTGTTTCGAGAGGCAGGGATCACACTCCCCAAAGCAATCGGTCAATCACTGGCCGTTGTGGGTGGATTAATTATAGGGGATGCGGCAATTAGAGGAGGGATTACTTCCCCGACGATGTTGGTGGTGGCAGGTACCACTGCGGTAGCCACCTATACATTAATCAATCAATCTTTAGGTGGAATTGTAAGCATGGCCAGGTTTTTTGTATTATTTCTCTCTTCTGTTTTAGGTTTATTCGGATTCTTTCTCGGTGTTTTCTCCATTGTCCTTTATTTATCAAGGCTGCAGATTTATGGTTTACCCTACTTAGCGCCTATATCACCACTATCCTTGAAAGATCTTCTAGGGGGCGGTGTCTTTGTGAAGCCATATCTCTTTAGAAAGAAACGAGCCGAAATGCTGAAAACTAAGGACAGAACAAAAGGAAATCGCTAA
- a CDS encoding Ger(x)C family spore germination protein — protein MKMILRFILFVMSLALLSGCWDAKDIQDIQYISAMGIDYQNGQYVIYVQVTSFAGVAKQEGLEPKPTPVWVAKGRGKTMNEAMNDIYKRSNQYIYWAHVKLIIFSESLLKHGLVNVNDPILRFQQIRETTWLYGTDDSLEKILFVNSLFGSSVQTSIFNPKDIYKLRSFVEPIRIQRFYTQNYETGMTIKLPKISLKNEVWKAKEKTQNTVKLSGTYFIKNNQLKGEIANKHLGGMRWLTKSTVRSPIGIKINKNKNVQISLMRPKFNIKPIYVNDTVEFDISIEVEGAVTDMEENISIHHLKEKIQGALEKEIRDTYKYALEKNIDIYNLEGVIYRKDLKKWKEVSKEDFSLNEGSIRNIQVDSAINITGDYKYEYMN, from the coding sequence ATGAAAATGATCCTTAGATTTATACTATTCGTAATGAGCCTTGCTCTTTTAAGTGGCTGCTGGGATGCCAAGGATATTCAAGATATTCAATATATAAGTGCAATGGGAATAGATTATCAGAATGGGCAGTATGTCATTTATGTGCAGGTGACGTCTTTTGCCGGTGTGGCTAAACAAGAAGGATTGGAACCAAAGCCAACACCTGTTTGGGTCGCCAAAGGGCGAGGGAAAACAATGAACGAGGCCATGAATGACATTTATAAAAGGTCAAACCAGTATATTTATTGGGCTCATGTTAAATTGATCATTTTCTCTGAAAGCTTACTAAAACATGGATTGGTCAACGTAAACGATCCCATTTTAAGATTTCAGCAAATTAGGGAAACAACTTGGTTATATGGAACCGATGATTCCTTAGAAAAGATCCTCTTTGTCAATAGTTTATTCGGCTCATCAGTGCAAACAAGCATTTTCAATCCGAAGGATATTTATAAATTAAGATCCTTTGTCGAACCCATCCGGATCCAAAGATTTTATACGCAAAATTATGAAACAGGAATGACAATAAAACTACCGAAGATTTCGTTAAAAAATGAGGTATGGAAAGCAAAAGAAAAAACACAGAACACCGTAAAACTATCAGGGACCTATTTTATTAAAAATAATCAGCTAAAGGGGGAGATAGCAAATAAACATCTTGGGGGGATGAGATGGTTAACAAAATCAACGGTAAGGTCCCCAATTGGAATAAAAATCAACAAAAACAAAAATGTTCAAATATCTCTAATGAGGCCAAAATTCAATATAAAGCCTATCTATGTAAATGATACAGTCGAATTCGATATTTCAATTGAAGTAGAAGGTGCCGTAACGGATATGGAAGAAAACATCTCCATACACCATCTTAAAGAAAAAATACAGGGGGCATTAGAGAAAGAAATTAGGGATACGTACAAATATGCTCTTGAAAAAAATATAGACATCTATAATTTAGAAGGAGTTATCTACAGAAAGGATTTGAAAAAATGGAAAGAAGTTTCTAAAGAGGATTTTAGCCTTAATGAAGGATCCATCCGTAATATTCAGGTGGATAGTGCTATTAATATAACAGGCGATTATAAATATGAGTACATGAATTGA
- a CDS encoding LuxR C-terminal-related transcriptional regulator, protein MTQHSHAYEEISFQQFILFIKSHNKQIEENINIYLNLEPLILENERKVIQTLLESFLLFLSAPKIEDINETYDKYLETWLQSHLPILNVNHFSMFRLIFEKSIVTLMANLKHAHTISILMFLLSIFSHLIHSYNKWMDVQPMQLSKTHEENAELKRLQLLDQLDELLINSSGIKDFAHILKKCEEFFHYKRCVFYAYIPWSNQFYGTIGLELPKVQSMRGQLSLKQSFVFNSKKPVFLKNPNHYIKKEHIALFNLSSVIFVPIVHDQQVFGWLTFDQLGEEFDYSKDELTLLEQVGKRLGLYLSRKDDEVSIDIDLQLTERESMVLNLLAEGFNNKKMAELLQLSEHTIRDYISSLMTKFKAKNRTQVVVYGFRFGLLK, encoded by the coding sequence ATGACCCAGCACTCTCATGCTTATGAAGAGATATCGTTTCAGCAATTCATCTTATTCATAAAAAGCCATAACAAACAGATTGAAGAAAATATCAATATTTATTTAAATCTAGAGCCCCTTATATTAGAAAATGAACGTAAGGTGATACAAACATTACTGGAATCATTTCTACTATTTTTATCCGCTCCAAAAATCGAAGACATAAATGAAACGTACGATAAGTATCTGGAAACTTGGCTTCAATCACATTTACCCATTTTAAATGTGAACCATTTCAGCATGTTCCGATTAATCTTTGAAAAGTCCATCGTTACCTTAATGGCCAACCTGAAACATGCTCATACCATCTCCATTCTAATGTTCTTATTATCCATTTTCTCTCATCTCATCCATAGCTATAACAAATGGATGGATGTCCAACCAATGCAACTTTCAAAAACCCACGAAGAAAATGCTGAACTTAAAAGGCTGCAACTATTAGACCAGTTGGATGAGCTTCTAATTAACTCATCAGGAATTAAGGATTTTGCTCATATCCTAAAAAAATGTGAAGAGTTCTTTCACTATAAAAGATGTGTTTTTTATGCTTATATTCCTTGGTCCAATCAATTTTATGGCACCATTGGATTGGAGCTGCCTAAGGTTCAAAGCATGAGAGGACAACTCAGCTTGAAGCAATCCTTTGTTTTCAATTCAAAAAAGCCTGTATTTTTAAAGAATCCCAATCATTATATTAAAAAGGAACATATAGCCTTGTTTAATCTTTCATCTGTCATATTTGTGCCGATTGTTCATGACCAGCAAGTTTTTGGCTGGCTGACCTTTGATCAATTAGGAGAGGAATTCGATTATTCAAAAGATGAACTAACTTTACTTGAACAGGTCGGAAAACGGTTAGGCTTATATTTATCAAGAAAGGATGATGAGGTATCCATTGATATAGATCTACAATTGACGGAACGGGAATCCATGGTTTTAAATTTGCTGGCGGAGGGGTTTAACAATAAAAAGATGGCCGAATTATTGCAATTAAGCGAGCATACTATAAGGGATTATATAAGCAGTTTAATGACAAAGTTTAAAGCCAAGAACCGTACACAAGTCGTAGTCTATGGATTTCGTTTTGGTCTATTAAAGTAA
- a CDS encoding glucose 1-dehydrogenase: MRLENKVAIVTGGASGIGASTAQLFAEEGAKVVIADFADHGQAVSEELNGKGYDTLFVKTDVTNENDVKKMIEETVNKYGKLDIMFANAGIARDGNIHELSYEQWQKTIDINLSGVFLSDKYAIEQMQKQSTGGAIVNTGSIHSHAGKPGVTAYSAAKGGVKLLTQTLGSTYAKDGIRVNAVCPGYIDTPLIAEAQGEIRQGLIDLHPIGRLGRAEEVAKAVLFLASDDASFVTGTSLIVDGGYTAV, translated from the coding sequence ATGAGATTGGAAAATAAAGTGGCGATCGTAACTGGGGGAGCAAGCGGGATTGGAGCAAGTACGGCTCAATTATTTGCAGAAGAAGGAGCAAAGGTGGTCATTGCCGATTTTGCTGATCATGGACAAGCTGTATCAGAAGAGTTAAATGGAAAAGGGTATGATACTCTTTTTGTTAAAACTGACGTGACAAATGAAAATGACGTAAAGAAAATGATTGAAGAGACGGTTAATAAATATGGAAAACTGGATATCATGTTCGCAAACGCAGGGATTGCAAGAGACGGAAACATCCATGAGTTAAGCTATGAACAATGGCAAAAAACAATTGATATTAATTTATCCGGTGTCTTCCTATCCGATAAATATGCGATAGAGCAAATGCAAAAACAATCTACAGGCGGCGCCATTGTCAATACAGGCTCCATCCATAGCCATGCAGGGAAACCGGGGGTAACAGCCTATTCTGCTGCGAAAGGCGGTGTCAAACTATTAACACAAACGTTAGGTTCAACTTATGCCAAAGATGGCATTCGTGTCAATGCAGTTTGCCCAGGATATATTGATACACCACTTATTGCGGAAGCACAAGGTGAGATCAGACAAGGTTTGATCGATTTACATCCAATTGGCCGTTTAGGCAGAGCGGAAGAAGTGGCGAAAGCTGTTCTCTTCCTTGCAAGTGACGATGCATCATTTGTTACAGGCACAAGCCTTATTGTAGACGGCGGTTATACGGCAGTATAA
- a CDS encoding DMT family transporter yields MNTYKFTLLILLTTFLMGSSFAVVKIGLPYSSPLLLAALRFTLAGFIMAMIVIFFKRPHPNSKGDWIKILIIGTFQTAGVMGCIFLSLRTITASESSILTFTNPLLVVVFGTIFSQARYKLYQWIGVSLGLVGVIITMGAQLEFKVGILFGILSAVFWAISTLLAKKWGAISDTWVLSAYQMLFGGLLLLLGSFIFEKPFFIMNGHSLFLLLWLSIMSSIVQFAVWYYLLQKSDPGKTSAFLFLAPFFGVLSGWALLGEPIYTSLLIGGLFIIIGIYLVNSNFQKENKFVKRAL; encoded by the coding sequence ATGAATACTTACAAATTTACACTGTTGATACTTTTAACGACATTTTTAATGGGTTCTTCCTTTGCAGTAGTTAAAATTGGTCTGCCTTATTCATCCCCATTATTATTAGCAGCATTACGCTTCACACTTGCCGGGTTCATAATGGCGATGATCGTTATCTTTTTTAAAAGACCGCATCCAAACTCTAAAGGGGATTGGATAAAAATCCTTATTATCGGCACTTTTCAAACAGCCGGAGTTATGGGGTGCATTTTCCTGAGTTTACGCACTATAACAGCAAGTGAATCCTCAATACTTACATTCACGAACCCGTTACTTGTTGTTGTATTCGGTACTATCTTTTCACAAGCACGCTATAAACTATATCAATGGATTGGAGTTTCATTAGGGTTAGTTGGAGTAATTATAACGATGGGAGCTCAACTTGAATTTAAGGTTGGTATTCTTTTCGGTATTCTTTCTGCTGTTTTCTGGGCCATTTCCACTTTATTGGCGAAAAAATGGGGAGCGATTTCCGATACATGGGTATTATCTGCTTATCAGATGCTTTTTGGCGGTTTATTGCTTTTACTTGGCAGCTTTATTTTTGAAAAACCATTTTTCATAATGAATGGTCATTCGTTGTTCCTTTTATTATGGTTAAGTATCATGTCATCGATCGTGCAATTCGCTGTTTGGTATTACCTTTTACAAAAGAGTGATCCAGGAAAAACAAGTGCCTTTTTATTTTTGGCACCTTTCTTCGGAGTATTATCAGGGTGGGCACTATTAGGTGAACCGATATACACTTCACTCCTAATCGGCGGACTGTTTATTATCATTGGCATCTATCTTGTAAATAGCAATTTCCAAAAGGAAAATAAATTTGTTAAAAGAGCTTTATAG
- a CDS encoding helix-turn-helix transcriptional regulator, which translates to MSINPNMVEIASLLGEKSRATILASLLDGRFHTAGELALMAVITPQTASFHLSKLMEGNLVKVEKHGRHRYYQLANGEIAHILESFLAISPPPEVRSLKQSNQVKLLKEARTCYDHLAGKLGVQLTESMLKAGYLKIEEREFTVTPKGDHFFSEFGIDLLDLRKKRRSFSHSCLDWSERHHHLGGALGNGLLTHFFDLGWIVRVPSIRAVKVTAKGKEGFKEVFCIEV; encoded by the coding sequence TTGAGTATAAATCCAAATATGGTGGAGATAGCCTCCCTTCTTGGGGAAAAGTCACGTGCAACAATTCTTGCAAGTTTACTGGATGGGCGTTTTCATACTGCAGGTGAATTAGCATTGATGGCTGTAATAACACCTCAAACCGCCAGCTTTCACCTTTCTAAATTAATGGAAGGCAACCTTGTTAAAGTTGAAAAGCACGGACGACATCGTTACTATCAGCTAGCAAATGGAGAAATTGCGCACATTTTAGAATCATTTCTTGCCATTTCCCCACCTCCTGAAGTTCGGTCGTTAAAACAATCAAACCAAGTCAAATTGCTTAAGGAAGCCAGAACTTGCTATGATCATTTGGCTGGAAAACTAGGAGTCCAATTAACTGAATCGATGTTGAAAGCCGGATATTTGAAAATAGAAGAGAGAGAGTTCACAGTCACACCCAAAGGAGATCATTTTTTTTCTGAATTCGGCATCGATTTACTTGATTTAAGAAAAAAGCGCCGTTCATTTTCCCATTCATGTTTAGACTGGAGTGAACGTCACCATCATCTTGGCGGTGCTTTAGGAAATGGGCTCCTTACACATTTTTTTGATTTAGGATGGATAGTCCGTGTTCCATCTATTCGCGCAGTAAAAGTAACAGCTAAAGGGAAAGAAGGATTTAAAGAAGTTTTTTGTATAGAGGTATAA
- a CDS encoding alpha-glucosidase produces the protein MEKKWWKESVVYQIYPRSFMDSNGDGIGDLRGIISKLDYLNELGVNVVWLSPVFKSPNDDNGYDISDYQDIMDEFGTLNDWDELLEGLHSRNMKLMMDLVVNHSSDEHKWFIESRSSKDDPYRDYYIWRPGKDGKEPNNWTSVFSGPAWQYDKETDEYYLHLFSKKQPDLNWANPTVRKEIHDMMIWWLDKGIDGFRMDVINLISKAEGLPSTPGGKRYDWGGDFFMNGPRVHEYLQEMNREVLSKYDMMTVGECPGASVDDATKYANSEGTELNMIFTFEHMDLDSGPGGKWDVKPLKLDDLKECMTKWQKGLEGKGWNSLYLNNHDQPRMVSRFGNDTSYRVESAKMLGTFLHMMQGTPYIYQGEEIGMTNVKFSLDDYRDIEILNMYREKVIEGQEDKAKVMESIYIKGRDNARTPMQWDDSKNAGFTTSTPWLKVNPNYREINVKQSLEDSNSIFYYYQKLIKLRKKYDVIVYGAYDLILKENEQIYAYIRTLDNETLLVICNFTGEAAYFELPEHISCEARQLLINNYADQNSDEISSNTLKPYEARVYLSK, from the coding sequence TTGGAGAAAAAATGGTGGAAAGAAAGTGTTGTTTATCAAATTTATCCTCGGAGTTTCATGGATAGTAACGGGGACGGAATTGGAGATTTACGTGGAATTATTTCAAAACTTGATTATTTAAATGAATTAGGAGTTAATGTCGTTTGGCTATCACCTGTTTTCAAATCTCCAAACGATGATAATGGCTATGATATTAGTGACTATCAAGACATTATGGATGAGTTTGGTACCCTGAATGACTGGGATGAACTTTTGGAAGGATTACATTCACGCAATATGAAATTAATGATGGATCTAGTTGTTAATCACTCATCAGATGAACATAAATGGTTCATTGAATCCCGATCATCAAAAGATGATCCGTACAGAGACTACTATATTTGGCGCCCCGGCAAAGATGGAAAAGAGCCAAACAATTGGACATCAGTTTTTAGTGGTCCAGCTTGGCAATATGATAAAGAAACAGATGAATACTACCTTCATCTGTTTAGCAAAAAACAGCCTGATTTAAATTGGGCAAACCCTACAGTAAGAAAAGAAATTCATGACATGATGATATGGTGGCTTGATAAGGGCATTGATGGTTTTCGAATGGATGTGATTAACCTCATTTCCAAAGCGGAAGGATTGCCCAGCACTCCAGGCGGAAAGCGATACGACTGGGGTGGCGATTTCTTTATGAATGGTCCTCGTGTGCATGAGTATCTACAAGAGATGAATCGTGAGGTACTTTCGAAATATGACATGATGACAGTCGGCGAATGTCCTGGGGCATCCGTTGATGATGCCACTAAGTATGCGAATAGTGAAGGTACTGAACTAAATATGATTTTCACATTCGAACATATGGATTTAGACTCAGGACCAGGCGGAAAATGGGATGTAAAGCCTTTAAAGCTGGACGATCTTAAAGAATGCATGACAAAATGGCAGAAAGGATTGGAAGGAAAAGGATGGAATAGCCTTTATTTAAACAACCATGATCAACCAAGAATGGTCTCTCGCTTTGGCAATGATACATCTTACCGAGTAGAATCCGCAAAAATGCTTGGAACATTCCTTCATATGATGCAGGGAACGCCTTATATTTATCAAGGTGAGGAAATAGGTATGACAAATGTTAAATTTAGTCTTGATGATTATAGGGATATTGAGATTCTGAATATGTACCGTGAAAAAGTTATAGAGGGTCAAGAGGATAAAGCTAAAGTAATGGAATCCATTTATATTAAAGGCCGTGATAACGCTAGAACTCCTATGCAATGGGACGATAGTAAAAATGCTGGTTTTACAACAAGTACTCCTTGGTTAAAAGTAAATCCAAACTATAGAGAAATTAATGTGAAACAATCATTAGAAGACTCGAATTCTATCTTTTACTACTATCAAAAACTAATTAAGTTAAGAAAAAAATATGACGTAATTGTGTACGGTGCATATGATCTTATTTTAAAAGAAAATGAGCAAATTTATGCGTATATACGTACTTTAGATAACGAAACATTACTTGTTATTTGCAACTTTACAGGGGAAGCAGCCTACTTTGAATTACCAGAACACATTAGCTGTGAAGCTAGACAACTGCTAATCAATAACTACGCGGATCAAAACAGTGATGAAATTTCTTCTAATACATTAAAACCTTATGAAGCGCGCGTTTATCTCTCGAAGTAA
- a CDS encoding carbohydrate ABC transporter permease, which translates to MESKKVNWPITILLIFCSLVILFPLYLTVVTAFKSPDEMSKSLLSLPHTLRWENFAEAIRLTNFFQSIKNSFIVTVFTVALTLLTNSMVAYAIARNMHRRFFKLLYYYFVSAMFVPFPIIMLPVVKQTSLFGLNNMTGLIFLYIVYGLAFNIFIYVGYIRSIPKSLEEAAYVDGASIWTVFWKVIFPLLSPINATVGILTCLWAWNDFMLPLVILSDRDSMTLPLVQYVFQSQFTTNYNLAFASYLMALSPMVLVYIIAQKWIISGVTKGAVK; encoded by the coding sequence ATGGAAAGTAAAAAAGTAAATTGGCCTATAACCATACTGCTAATTTTTTGCTCACTGGTTATCTTATTTCCCCTCTACCTAACAGTCGTGACAGCATTCAAGTCACCAGATGAAATGAGTAAATCCCTTTTGTCTCTGCCTCATACATTAAGATGGGAAAACTTCGCTGAAGCCATTCGCCTGACGAATTTTTTTCAATCTATTAAAAATAGCTTTATCGTTACAGTTTTTACAGTTGCTCTTACATTACTGACAAATTCGATGGTGGCTTATGCCATTGCACGGAATATGCATAGACGATTCTTTAAGTTGCTTTATTACTATTTTGTTAGTGCGATGTTTGTACCTTTTCCGATCATTATGTTGCCTGTTGTAAAGCAAACTAGCCTATTCGGATTAAATAATATGACAGGACTTATCTTTCTGTATATTGTATACGGTTTGGCTTTTAATATTTTTATTTATGTGGGCTATATACGTTCGATTCCCAAGTCATTAGAAGAAGCAGCTTATGTAGATGGAGCAAGTATTTGGACAGTATTTTGGAAAGTTATTTTTCCATTATTAAGCCCAATAAACGCAACAGTCGGAATTTTAACATGTTTGTGGGCATGGAATGATTTTATGTTACCACTTGTTATTTTAAGTGATCGTGATTCGATGACATTGCCGCTTGTTCAATATGTATTCCAGTCACAGTTTACAACAAATTATAACTTAGCATTTGCCTCCTATTTAATGGCACTCTCCCCTATGGTCCTTGTTTATATCATAGCTCAAAAATGGATTATTAGTGGTGTGACAAAAGGTGCTGTTAAATAA
- a CDS encoding sugar ABC transporter permease, with product MVLPAFLIFFVFHTVPVFQGMIYSFTNYKGYGDFNFVGLKNYVNLFQDQRILASYGFTFKFAIVSTLLVNIISLAIAIGLNAKIKFQNTLRAVFFVPNILSVLIVGFIFNYLFAFFIPQIAEKLGITSLTQNILGNPDLAWVGIVIVAVWQAVAFNTILYLAGLQTIPTELYEAASLDGAGKWKSFKHITFPLIASFFTINMVLAMKNFLMVFDHIIAMTNGGPGQSTEAISVLIYKGGFSGGEFAYQAANSVIYFILIVVISILQIKFLQKREVDM from the coding sequence ATGGTGCTTCCAGCATTTTTAATATTTTTTGTATTTCATACAGTTCCAGTTTTTCAAGGAATGATTTATAGTTTTACAAATTATAAAGGGTATGGGGATTTTAATTTTGTTGGCTTAAAAAACTATGTGAATTTATTCCAAGACCAACGTATTTTAGCTTCCTATGGCTTTACATTTAAATTTGCCATTGTTTCCACTTTACTCGTAAATATCATTAGTTTGGCAATTGCCATAGGACTTAATGCAAAGATTAAATTTCAAAATACACTTAGAGCTGTGTTTTTCGTGCCGAATATTCTAAGCGTATTAATCGTTGGGTTTATCTTTAATTATTTATTTGCATTTTTTATCCCTCAAATTGCTGAAAAGTTGGGCATCACATCTTTAACACAAAATATTCTTGGTAACCCAGATTTAGCATGGGTTGGAATTGTGATTGTGGCTGTATGGCAAGCCGTTGCATTTAATACCATTCTCTATTTAGCAGGATTACAAACGATTCCAACTGAATTGTACGAAGCTGCTAGTTTAGATGGTGCGGGAAAATGGAAAAGTTTTAAACACATTACATTTCCCCTTATTGCATCTTTCTTCACCATAAATATGGTGCTTGCAATGAAAAACTTTTTGATGGTATTTGACCATATTATTGCAATGACAAATGGAGGTCCAGGTCAATCCACGGAAGCCATTTCGGTATTGATATATAAAGGGGGCTTCTCAGGGGGGGAGTTCGCTTATCAGGCAGCAAATTCTGTGATCTACTTTATTTTAATTGTGGTTATATCAATCCTGCAAATTAAATTCCTTCAAAAACGTGAGGTGGATATGTAA